From a single Entelurus aequoreus isolate RoL-2023_Sb linkage group LG12, RoL_Eaeq_v1.1, whole genome shotgun sequence genomic region:
- the kiaa0930 gene encoding uncharacterized protein KIAA0930 homolog: MASVPGLCEEDTAELDGSLQQMLKAIADERNRLNIRQETSGLGCFKDDRIVFWTWMFSTYFMEKRALQQDDMLFYVRRKLAYVGADNTEGKKVEVEVYRRDSKKLPGLGDPDIDWEESVYLNLILQKLDYVVTCAVCTRSDAGDIHIHKKKCQEVFASPSKHAMDSKGEESKMSYPNIFFMIDNFEEVFSDMTVGEGEMVCVELVASDKSNTFQGVIFQGSIRYEALKKVYDNRVSVAAKMAQRMSFGFYKYNNMEFVRMKGPQGKGHAEMAVSRVPTGDTSPCNTEEEHVTPVHERVTSFSTPPTPERNRPSFFSPSLRRKIPRHRMAEMKKSHSANDSEEFFREDDDEELHSATNLRSRSLSGTGRSLVGSWLKLNRTDDYFLLYSHLTYVTLPLHRITADILEVRQKPILMA; this comes from the exons ATGGCGTCTGTACCGGGCTTGTGTGAGGAGGACACCGCCGAACTGGACGGGTCCTTGCAGCAGATGCTGAAGGCCATCGCCGACGAACGGAACCGACTCAACATCCGGCAGGAAACGAGCGGCCTGG GTTGTTTTAAGGATGACCGCATCGTGTTCTGGACCTGGATGTTCTCCACCTACTTCATGGAGAAGCGGGCTCTCCAGCAAGACGACATGCTGTTCTACGTGCGCAGAAAGTTGGCCTACGTGGGCGCCGACAACACGGAGGGCAAGAAG GTGGAGGTGGAAGTCTACAGGAGAGACTCCAAGAAGCTTCCGGGCCTCGGAGACCCGGACATCGACTGGGAGGAGAGCGTCTACCTCAACCTTATCCTGCAGAAG CTGGACTACGTGGTGACATGCGCCGTGTGCACGCGCTCAGATGCAGGCGACATCCACATCCACAAGAAGAAATGTCAG GAAGTGTTTGCGTCTCCCAGCAAACATGCCATGGACAGCAAGGGGGAGGAGTCAAAGATGAGCTACCCGAACATCTTCTTCATGATTGACAACTTTGAGGAG GTGTTTAGCGACATGACGGTGGGGGAGGGAGAGATGGTGTGTGTGGAGCTGGTGGCGAGCGACAAGAGCAACACTTTCCAGGGTGTCATCTTCCAGGGCTCCATCCGCTACGAGGCGCTCAAGAAAGTCTACGACAACCGG GTGAGCGTGGCGGCAAAGATGGCGCAGCGTATGTCCTTTGGCTTCTACAAGTACAACAACATGGAGTTTGTGAGGATGAAGGGCCCGCAGGGCAAAGGTCACGCCGAGATGGCCGTCAGCAGAGTGCCCACCGGCGACACTTCCCCCTGCAACACCGAAGAGGAGCACGTGACGCCGGTGCACGAGAGG GTCACGTCGTTCAGCACGCCTCCGACTCCCGAGAGGAACCGCCCCTCCTTCTTCTCGCCGTCGCTCAGGCGCAAGATCCCTCGCCACAGAATGGCCGAGATGAAGAAGTCTCACTCTGCCAACGACAGCGAGGAATTCTTCCGGGAGGATGACGATGAAG AGCTCCACAGCGCCACCAACCTGCGCTCACGCTCCTTGTCGGGAACTGGTCGTTCTCTGGTCGGGTCTTGGCTGAAACTGAACCGCACCGACGACTACTTCCTGCTCTACTCCCACCTGACCTACGTCACCTTGCCTCTGCACCGCATCACCGCAG ACATCCTGGAGGTGCGTCAGAAGCCCATCCTGATGGCGTAG
- the nup50 gene encoding nuclear pore complex protein Nup50 isoform X2, which yields MAKRIADKELTDRNWDQEEEGEEAGTFSVASVDVLKNRAIKKAKRRNIGAEGDGAGAFKGFQGFSMSAASGGSAQPSFPAFGNGGGFKGLGGLTNGNSITPSFGGSLSSSTAATTPCMTPGLAFNGSASADNGGRSSNGPAPGSSKEYSRQLTALNCSVRDWITKHVNDNPLCDLNPIFRDYERHLASIEKQYGAADGPSDEKKDGGTSPTAASSSSSSSSSLAPFSFSKHKTEDKGSPVPPGVTFNIGQKVDGSVLGALGSKTTPPTLFTGQSSLFGNTSFSGTKSEDVKPADDHAGGDDSYEPPKPEVQEVKEEDAFYSKKCKVFYKKEAEFKEKGVGTLHLKHTTEGKTQMIVRADTNLGNILLNIFLHATMPCSRVGKNNVMVVCVPNPPVDDKDPTSPVPLLIRVKTTEDADELHKTLEEKKG from the exons ATGGCCAAGCGGATTGCTGACAAAGAGCTGACGGACAGGAACTGGGATCAGGAGGAGGAGGGCGAGGAG GCCGGAACCTTCTCTGTGGCCAGTGTAGATGTGCTGAAGAATCGCGCCATCAAAAAGGCCAAGCGGCGAAACATCGGTGCTGAG ggTGACGGAGCTGGAGCCTTCAAAGGCTTTCAGGGGTTCTCGATGAGTGCAGCAAGCGGCGGCTCCGCGCAACCATCTTTCCCTGCTTTTGGAAATGGCGGCGGATTTAAAGGCCTCGGGGGTTTAACCAACGGAAATAGCATCACGCCATCTTTTGGTGGTTCGTTATCATCATCAACTGCTGCGACTACACCCTGCATGACGCCTG GGCTGGCATTCAATGGCTCCGCCTCTGCGGACAATGGCGGGAGGTCGTCCAACGGCCCCGCCCCCGGCAGCAGCAAGGAGTACAGCCGGCAGCTGACGGCGCTCAACTGCTCCGTGCGTGACTGGATCACCAAGCACGTAAACGACAACCCTCTGTGCGACCTCAACCCCATCTTCCGTGATTACGAGCGCCACCTGGCCAGCATTGAGAAGCAGTACGGCGCCGCTGACGGACCTTCGGACGAGAAGAAAGATGGCGGAACGTCGCCGACCGCCGcctcctcttcttcctcgtcCAGCAGCAGCTTGGCCCCCTTTTCTTTCAGCAAGCACAAAACGGAAGACAAGGGCTCTCCGGTTCCGCCTGGCGTCACATTTAACATAGGTCAGAAGGTGGATGGCTCGGTTCTGGGCGCCTTAGGGTCcaagaccacgccccccaccttgTTCACTGGACAGAGCTCCTTGTTTGGAAACACATCCTTCAGTGGGACAAAGAGTGAGGACGTCAAGCCAGCAg ATGACCACGCCGGTGGTGACGACTCCTACGAGCCGCCCAAACCAGAGGTTCAGGAGGTCAAGGAGGAAGACGCCTTCTACTCCAAGAA GTGTAAAGTGTTCTACAAGAAGGAGGCGGAGTTTAAGGAGAAGGGTGTGGGCACGCTGCACCTCAAACACACGACCGAGGGGAAAACTCAGATGATCGTTCGAGCTGACACGAACCTCG GAAACATCCTGCTCAACATTTTCCTGCACGCCACCATGCCGTGCTCTCGGGTGGGCAAGAACAACGTGATGGTGGTGTGTGTCCCCAACCCGCCCGTGGACGACAAGGACCCAACGAGCCCCGTGCCGCTCCTCATTCGCGTCAAGACCACGGAGGATGCTGACGAGCTCCACAAGACCCTGGAGGAGAAGAAGGGATAA
- the nup50 gene encoding nuclear pore complex protein Nup50 isoform X1 yields MLVLCAKARQECSTVTRHGTAQVAFLLPQNGSVGSGRTSDPQVNWEAGGMAKRIADKELTDRNWDQEEEGEEAGTFSVASVDVLKNRAIKKAKRRNIGAEGDGAGAFKGFQGFSMSAASGGSAQPSFPAFGNGGGFKGLGGLTNGNSITPSFGGSLSSSTAATTPCMTPGLAFNGSASADNGGRSSNGPAPGSSKEYSRQLTALNCSVRDWITKHVNDNPLCDLNPIFRDYERHLASIEKQYGAADGPSDEKKDGGTSPTAASSSSSSSSSLAPFSFSKHKTEDKGSPVPPGVTFNIGQKVDGSVLGALGSKTTPPTLFTGQSSLFGNTSFSGTKSEDVKPADDHAGGDDSYEPPKPEVQEVKEEDAFYSKKCKVFYKKEAEFKEKGVGTLHLKHTTEGKTQMIVRADTNLGNILLNIFLHATMPCSRVGKNNVMVVCVPNPPVDDKDPTSPVPLLIRVKTTEDADELHKTLEEKKG; encoded by the exons ATGCTTGTTTTGTGTGCGAAGGCTCGTCAGGAGTGCTCCACCGTTACGAGGCACGGCACGGCACAGGTTGCCTTTCTGCTTCCACAAAACG GTTCTGTTGGTTCTGGGCGAACCTCGGATCCACAGGTGAACTGGGAGGCAGGTGGGATGGCCAAGCGGATTGCTGACAAAGAGCTGACGGACAGGAACTGGGATCAGGAGGAGGAGGGCGAGGAG GCCGGAACCTTCTCTGTGGCCAGTGTAGATGTGCTGAAGAATCGCGCCATCAAAAAGGCCAAGCGGCGAAACATCGGTGCTGAG ggTGACGGAGCTGGAGCCTTCAAAGGCTTTCAGGGGTTCTCGATGAGTGCAGCAAGCGGCGGCTCCGCGCAACCATCTTTCCCTGCTTTTGGAAATGGCGGCGGATTTAAAGGCCTCGGGGGTTTAACCAACGGAAATAGCATCACGCCATCTTTTGGTGGTTCGTTATCATCATCAACTGCTGCGACTACACCCTGCATGACGCCTG GGCTGGCATTCAATGGCTCCGCCTCTGCGGACAATGGCGGGAGGTCGTCCAACGGCCCCGCCCCCGGCAGCAGCAAGGAGTACAGCCGGCAGCTGACGGCGCTCAACTGCTCCGTGCGTGACTGGATCACCAAGCACGTAAACGACAACCCTCTGTGCGACCTCAACCCCATCTTCCGTGATTACGAGCGCCACCTGGCCAGCATTGAGAAGCAGTACGGCGCCGCTGACGGACCTTCGGACGAGAAGAAAGATGGCGGAACGTCGCCGACCGCCGcctcctcttcttcctcgtcCAGCAGCAGCTTGGCCCCCTTTTCTTTCAGCAAGCACAAAACGGAAGACAAGGGCTCTCCGGTTCCGCCTGGCGTCACATTTAACATAGGTCAGAAGGTGGATGGCTCGGTTCTGGGCGCCTTAGGGTCcaagaccacgccccccaccttgTTCACTGGACAGAGCTCCTTGTTTGGAAACACATCCTTCAGTGGGACAAAGAGTGAGGACGTCAAGCCAGCAg ATGACCACGCCGGTGGTGACGACTCCTACGAGCCGCCCAAACCAGAGGTTCAGGAGGTCAAGGAGGAAGACGCCTTCTACTCCAAGAA GTGTAAAGTGTTCTACAAGAAGGAGGCGGAGTTTAAGGAGAAGGGTGTGGGCACGCTGCACCTCAAACACACGACCGAGGGGAAAACTCAGATGATCGTTCGAGCTGACACGAACCTCG GAAACATCCTGCTCAACATTTTCCTGCACGCCACCATGCCGTGCTCTCGGGTGGGCAAGAACAACGTGATGGTGGTGTGTGTCCCCAACCCGCCCGTGGACGACAAGGACCCAACGAGCCCCGTGCCGCTCCTCATTCGCGTCAAGACCACGGAGGATGCTGACGAGCTCCACAAGACCCTGGAGGAGAAGAAGGGATAA